A stretch of the Papaver somniferum cultivar HN1 chromosome 6, ASM357369v1, whole genome shotgun sequence genome encodes the following:
- the LOC113291892 gene encoding uncharacterized protein LOC113291892, whose translation MANRVSIGDDYCLWHKRLGHASNKVVSLLPGMNKADCQKFLNEPCDICFKAKQTRITFPVSENKADDLFDLVHCDLWGPYRTPSSCSANYFLTIVDDYYRCVWVCLVAHKTEVVQNFQNFCAMVKTQFDRQVKKVRSDNGTKFLPLIPFFAKYGIEFQTSCVDTPQQNGRVERKHRHILNVGRALRFQANLPIRLWGECTLSASHLINRTPTPLLNGKTVYELLHGKSPIYTHFRVFGCFSYATKVGRLVGDFCGKCKDENSDEVPVSPERGRTAGISASGDCTRPNKQVTGERTTTVPATPSQNVTGRVISNGSPRVTTIPSQNVTGGVASNGSPRVTAIPSQNVTREVNSDVVPCAEHCDYDTVPCAIPSLTESDGDDFNSPDGVTSLAGGSYDAGLVPDSAHIPDSISDEVLLPSTDRQAAISDISDKTVRRSKTVRRSVRSRVPNTRVKDYICNIVKSIDPGSSISHSSTSSEPTSYAEVVRLPV comes from the exons ATGGCAAATCGAGTATCTATTGGAGATGATTATTGTTTGTGGCATAAACGTTTAGGTCATGCGTCTAATAAGGTTGTTTCTTTACTTCCGGGTATGAATAAAGCTGATTGTCAGAAATTTCTTAATGAACCGTGTGATATTTGTTTTAAGGCTAAACAAACTCGGATTACTTTTCCTGTTAGTGAGAATAAAGCTGATGACTTATTCGATTTAGTTCATTGTGATCTATGGGGACCTTATCGTACTCCATCTTCTTGTAGCGCAAATTATTTTCTTACCATTGTCGACGATTATTATCGCTGTGTATGGGTTTGTTTAGTGGCACATAAAACTGAGGTGGTgcaaaattttcagaatttttgtGCTATGGTGAAGACACAGTTTGATAGACAAGTTAAGAAGGTGCGCAGTGATAATGGTACGAAATTTCTTCCATTAATTCCTTTCTTTGCTAAATATGGTATAGAATTTCAAACTTCATGTGTGGATACACCACAGCAAAATGGGCGAGTTGAACGCAAACATCGTCATATATTGAATGTGGGGCGTGCTTTACGATTTCAAGCAAATTTACCTATTCGGCTTTGGGGTGAATGTACCTTAAGTGCTTCTCATCTTATTAATCGCACACCTACTCCCTTGCTCAATGGAAAAACTGTGTATGAATTGTTACATGGAAAGTCTCCTATTTATACTCATTTTCGAGTATTTGGATGTTTTTCTTATGCAA CTAAGGTAGGAAGACTGGTCGGTGATTTCTGCGGAAAGTGCAAGGACGAAAATTCTGATGAGGTACCAGTCAGTCCAGAACGTGGCAGAACTGCAGGGATATCAGCTTCGGGAGACTGTACAAGACCGAATAAGCAG GTCACTGGTGAAAGAACTACAACCGTCCCTGCTACACCTTCTCAAAACGTGACAGGTAGGGTCATTTCTAACGGAAGTCCAAGAGTCACTACTATACCTTCTCAAAACGTGACAGGTGGGGTTGCTTCTAACGGAAGTCCAAGGGTCACTGCTATACCATCACAAAACGTGACAAGGGAGGTCAATTCTGATGTTGTCCCATGTGCAGAACATTGTGACTATGATACTGTCCCATGTGCTATACCTTCACTGACGGAGTCAGACGGTGATGATTTTAACTCACCTGATGGAGTAACTTCACTGGCAGGGGGGTCTTATGATGCAGGTTTAGTGCCTGACAGTGCACACATACCTGACAGTATTTCTGATGAAGTTTTATTGCCTTCTACCGACAGACAGGCTGCTATCAGTGACATTTCTGATAAAACAGTTCGAAGAAGTAAAACAGTTCGAAGAAGTGTTCGGTCTCGGGTTCCTAATACTCGGGTGAAGGATTATATATGTAATATTGTCAAATCTATAGACCCCGGCTCCTCCATTTCCCACTCTTCAACGTCCTCAGAGCCTACGAGTTATGCAGAAGTTGTTCGTCTTCCGGTTTAG
- the LOC113291891 gene encoding L-type lectin-domain containing receptor kinase I.3-like, protein MRSTHFLAVFIFFHLLEVQCFVNSQQKGFLYNDLGNAFLSRDGAAQVADNGLLQLTDHRDKYQTGHAFYSRPFQLNGNVSFSTTFVVAIASEFGANGLSGQGMAFVITPQRRIPGALPNQYLGLFNESSNGQSANHLLAVELDTVYNIEFDTIQEPHVGIDINSLKSLNSTVPAYPVDGKSEKINLNSGEPVQVWVNYDWIDKLLTVSLAPLHASKPDVPLLSLSKDLSTVFLDSMYVGFSASTQSIPTYHYVLGWSFQIDGEAPALNLASLPKLPQPAPPPKKKSKLVIILPATLGPIFVLALVAIIWYLCKKCRTPPPQFITRT, encoded by the coding sequence ATGAGGTCGACCCATTTCTTGgcggttttcattttcttccatCTCCTAGAGGTTCAATGTTTTGTAAATTCACAACAGAAAGGGTTTCTCTACAATGACTTGGGGAACGCTTTTCTGAGCCGCGATGGTGCAGCTCAAGTCGCAGACAATGGCCTGTTGCAGTTAACTGATCACAGGGACAAGTATCAGACGGGTCATGCCTTTTATTCCCGTCCGTTTCAGTTGAACGGTAATGTATCCTTCTCTACCACCTTTGTTGTTGCAATTGCATCTGAGTTTGGCGCCAATGGATTAAGCGGTCAGGGGATGGCTTTTGTTATTACACCTCAACGGCGGATTCCAGGAGCTCTGCCAAACCAATACCTTGGCCTGTTTAACGAGTCCAGCAATGGACAATCCGCAAACCATCTCCTTGCGGTGGAGCTAGATACTGTCTACAATATTGAGTTCGACACTATCCAGGAACCCCATGTTGGGATTGACATCAATAGTCTAAAGTCTCTCAATTCCACCGTGCCTGCATATCCCGTCGACGGGAAATCCGAAAAGATAAATCTTAACAGCGGGGAACCGGTTCAGGTGTGGGTAAATTATGATTGGATAGACAAGCTACTAACTGTCTCATTAGCTCCACTTCACGCGTCAAAGCCAGATGTTCCTCTCTTGTCATTGTCCAAAGATCTCTCGACTGTTTTCTTGGATTCCATGTACGTCGGATTTTCCGCGTCAACCCAAAGTATACCGACGTATCATTACGTATTAGGGTGGAGTTTTCAGATTGATGGTGAAGCTCCTGCGCTGAATCTTGCAAGCCTTCCTAAGCTACCTCAGCCGGCTCCTCCTCCTAAAAAGAAATCAAAGTTGGTAATAATTCTGCCTGCAACACTTGGTCCAATCTTTGTTTTAGCACTGGTGGCGATCATTTGGTACCTCTGCAAAAAATGTCGTACGCCACCACCGCAGTTTATAACTAGGACCTAA